From Saprospiraceae bacterium, one genomic window encodes:
- the pheS gene encoding phenylalanine--tRNA ligase subunit alpha, which produces MEMDWRQQLDALRQEITNFNWSQSEDAERFRIKYLGSKNVLKDFFAMMSEIPTDQRKEFGAAINQIKEEATELYAHQKAELEKSQKKTEPIPDLSLPGLNKGQGSRHPVSIVMDRIVDIFSKIGFEVAEDREIEDDWHNFTALNTPDDHPARDMQDTFYLRDFANHLLRTHTSSVQARFMTKHQPPIRILAPGRVYRNETVSARSHCQFHQVEGLYVDKAVSMADLKQTLLFFAKEMFGEDVKIRLRPSYFPFTEPSAEMDIYWGLKDETDHRITKGTGWLEILGCGMVDPSVLENCGIDSKEFSGFAFGMGIERQAMLLYKIPDIRYYFENDLRFLKQFKPILS; this is translated from the coding sequence ATGGAAATGGACTGGCGACAACAACTGGATGCGCTCCGACAAGAAATAACAAACTTTAATTGGAGCCAATCAGAAGATGCGGAGCGTTTCAGGATCAAGTACCTGGGCTCAAAAAATGTTCTTAAAGATTTCTTCGCCATGATGTCTGAAATACCAACGGATCAACGCAAAGAATTTGGGGCGGCCATCAACCAAATCAAGGAAGAAGCTACTGAATTGTATGCGCACCAAAAGGCAGAATTGGAAAAATCACAGAAAAAAACGGAGCCGATTCCTGACCTAAGCCTTCCCGGTCTGAACAAAGGACAGGGAAGCAGACACCCGGTTTCCATCGTGATGGATCGCATCGTGGACATTTTCTCTAAAATTGGATTTGAAGTCGCAGAAGACCGAGAGATAGAAGATGACTGGCATAATTTTACTGCGCTCAATACTCCCGACGACCATCCAGCCAGAGACATGCAGGACACCTTTTATTTACGGGATTTTGCAAATCATTTGTTGAGAACCCACACCTCCAGCGTGCAGGCCCGATTTATGACAAAGCACCAGCCTCCAATCCGAATTCTCGCACCCGGAAGGGTGTACCGCAACGAAACGGTTTCAGCAAGATCGCATTGCCAGTTTCATCAGGTAGAAGGTCTTTATGTGGATAAAGCTGTTTCAATGGCTGACCTTAAACAAACACTTCTATTTTTTGCAAAAGAGATGTTTGGCGAGGATGTAAAGATCAGATTGCGACCCAGTTATTTTCCATTTACAGAGCCCTCCGCAGAAATGGACATTTATTGGGGACTTAAGGACGAAACGGACCATCGGATCACCAAAGGTACTGGATGGCTTGAAATTCTAGGTTGCGGGATGGTAGATCCATCTGTTCTGGAAAATTGCGGAATTGATTCTAAGGAATTTTCCGGTTTTGCTTTTGGTATGGGTATAGAAAGACAGGCAATGTTACTCTATAAAATTCCGGACATCCGATATTATTTTGAAAATGATTTGCGTTTTCTCAAACAGTTTAAACCCATCCTTTCATGA
- a CDS encoding PA0069 family radical SAM protein — protein MPTKFPSRGSSLHVPNKYLMNNYDLDTELDQELEKEDISSKTICIEVKAKSMINVVKSPDLPMDYSLNPYQGCEHGCTYCYARPTHNYWGYSAGDEFETKILVKSNAIDILKKELNAKKYVPKPIMLSGNTDCYQPIEKKYLLTRSILELMLELRHPVMIITKNALIKRDLDLLVQLQELNLVRVAISITAATDETRRLMEPRASSIPMRLNTIQVLTQQGIPVHAMLAPVIPGINDHEIMDMVKLSGEAGAISCSYQIVRLNGDLGIIFENWLDQQMPERKNKILNQIRSCHGGSISDSRFSVRMKGEGHFADIIKQQFSLAKSKYFKTKELPGLSSELFRPVRNGMRTLW, from the coding sequence ATGCCAACAAAGTTTCCTTCAAGGGGTTCATCTCTACATGTTCCCAATAAATACCTGATGAACAATTACGACTTGGATACAGAATTGGATCAGGAGTTGGAAAAGGAGGACATTTCTTCAAAGACAATTTGTATTGAAGTTAAGGCCAAATCGATGATCAATGTGGTCAAAAGTCCTGATTTACCCATGGATTATTCGCTCAATCCTTATCAGGGTTGTGAACATGGTTGTACATATTGTTACGCGAGACCGACCCATAACTACTGGGGGTATAGTGCCGGAGATGAATTTGAAACAAAGATTCTTGTCAAATCCAATGCGATTGACATTCTTAAAAAAGAGCTGAATGCCAAAAAATACGTCCCAAAGCCCATTATGTTATCGGGTAATACCGATTGTTATCAACCCATTGAAAAAAAGTATCTACTGACCAGAAGTATTCTTGAACTAATGCTAGAGCTCAGGCATCCGGTCATGATCATCACAAAAAATGCTTTGATTAAAAGAGATTTGGATTTGCTGGTGCAATTGCAAGAATTGAACCTTGTGCGCGTAGCCATTAGTATCACCGCGGCAACAGATGAAACCAGAAGATTAATGGAGCCCAGGGCTTCATCCATTCCAATGAGATTAAACACGATTCAAGTCCTGACCCAACAAGGAATACCAGTCCATGCCATGTTGGCACCAGTCATTCCCGGGATTAACGATCATGAAATAATGGATATGGTAAAGCTTTCCGGAGAAGCCGGCGCTATCAGTTGTTCCTATCAGATCGTTCGACTCAATGGGGATCTGGGTATCATCTTTGAGAATTGGCTGGATCAACAAATGCCGGAAAGAAAAAATAAAATTCTCAATCAAATCAGATCTTGTCATGGAGGCAGCATTTCTGATAGCCGGTTTAGTGTCAGAATGAAGGGTGAAGGACATTTTGCTGACATCATTAAGCAGCAGTTTTCTTTGGCAAAATCAAAATATTTCAAAACCAAAGAGTTGCCTGGTCTTTCTTCTGAATTGTTCAGGCCTGTGAGAAATGGTATGCGAACCCTTTGGTAA
- a CDS encoding histidine--tRNA ligase codes for MSQKPSLAKGTRDFLPDQALKRKYIFETIESEFKACGFQPLETPAMENLTTLEGKYGEEGDKLLFRILNSGNYLKELSSGQLEQGISVVTPKISEKGLRYDLTVPFARVVAMNRHLIHFPFKRYQIQPVWRADRPQRGRYREFYQCDADVVGSDSLMYESELVLLYDRVFSKLGIPVKIAINHRSILEGMAEYAGRIDLFGSMTNIIDKLDKIGVEEVKSELIQAGFKPEKALQILKLITGEASLEQFDLGGLSSVGVDAIRKVKKFLEGTRMSNALEFLPSLARGLSYYTGCIFEVIPQNIKMGSLGGGGRYDNLTGVFGLQGVSGVGISFGADRIFDVLEELNLFPEGLSVSTKLLIICLDEESHLHGFQLASRIREFGISSELYPEPGKIKKQFKYAEDLKIPYVLIVGEEERTSEMYNLKNQTDGSQQKLNEVDLIQLLQKL; via the coding sequence ATGAGTCAGAAACCTAGCCTGGCTAAAGGTACAAGGGATTTCTTACCGGATCAGGCTCTAAAGCGCAAATATATTTTTGAAACCATCGAATCGGAATTTAAGGCATGTGGCTTCCAGCCTTTGGAAACACCAGCCATGGAAAACCTGACAACACTTGAAGGAAAATATGGTGAGGAAGGTGACAAATTGCTGTTTAGAATTCTAAATAGTGGAAACTATCTCAAAGAACTTTCATCGGGCCAATTAGAGCAGGGTATCAGTGTGGTGACTCCCAAAATTTCCGAAAAAGGACTTCGGTATGACTTAACTGTACCTTTTGCTCGAGTCGTTGCAATGAACAGGCATCTCATTCATTTTCCTTTTAAAAGATATCAGATCCAACCCGTGTGGAGGGCCGACCGCCCTCAAAGAGGAAGATACAGGGAGTTTTATCAATGTGATGCTGATGTTGTGGGTTCGGATAGTCTAATGTATGAATCGGAATTGGTTTTATTGTACGATCGCGTTTTCTCAAAACTAGGAATCCCTGTGAAAATTGCAATCAACCATCGCTCCATACTCGAAGGAATGGCAGAATACGCTGGCCGTATAGATCTTTTTGGGTCCATGACGAACATTATCGACAAATTGGACAAAATTGGTGTAGAGGAGGTTAAATCTGAATTGATCCAAGCTGGATTTAAACCGGAAAAGGCCCTCCAAATATTGAAATTGATAACGGGAGAGGCCTCGCTGGAACAATTTGATTTGGGCGGCTTGTCCTCGGTTGGAGTGGACGCCATTCGAAAGGTCAAAAAATTCCTGGAAGGAACCAGGATGTCCAATGCCCTTGAGTTTTTGCCCTCATTGGCCAGGGGCTTGAGCTATTATACCGGATGCATCTTTGAGGTTATTCCTCAAAATATCAAAATGGGATCTTTGGGAGGAGGAGGTCGCTACGACAACCTGACTGGCGTGTTCGGTTTGCAGGGTGTATCGGGAGTCGGAATTTCTTTTGGTGCAGATAGGATTTTTGATGTGCTGGAAGAACTAAACTTGTTTCCGGAAGGACTGTCTGTTTCAACCAAACTATTGATCATCTGTCTGGATGAAGAAAGCCATTTGCATGGATTTCAATTGGCCTCACGCATCAGAGAGTTTGGTATTTCTTCTGAGCTTTATCCGGAGCCGGGAAAAATCAAAAAACAATTCAAATACGCCGAGGATCTAAAGATTCCTTATGTTTTGATCGTAGGTGAGGAAGAAAGAACATCAGAAATGTATAATCTCAAGAATCAAACAGACGGAAGTCAGCAAAAATTAAATGAGGTCGATTTGATTCAATTGCTACAAAAACTTTAA
- a CDS encoding nucleotide sugar dehydrogenase, with protein MYQKLKSKESSIAVIGLGYVGLPLALELARRFSVVGFDIKPDRIEKLKRSIDPSHEIKPDGFIGADIHFTDDPSDLHAASFFIVAVPTPVDEHKVPDLKPILSASEIVGKSLKKGDYVIFESTVYPGCTEEDCLPVLEKHSKLSLGQDFKLGYSPERINPGDKSKTIRDILKIVSGSDPEALENIAKVYGEIITAGIYRASSIKVAEAAKVIENTQRDLNISFMNELSMIFDKMGIDTREVIEAAGTKWNFLKYYPGLVGGHCIGVDPYYLVHKSMELGYDPQVILSGRRINDGMPAFVAKKLIQILIGKKKNPGNCRVLVMGMTFKENVADIRNSKVADLVNELKAFSVFVDVVDPYADTEETWEEYNIRLLKAPSNKYDAVIVAVAHDDYKNKTAEYYTQFMGEDPVLIDLKAVVSPKPHNIHYWRL; from the coding sequence ATCTACCAAAAACTCAAATCCAAAGAATCCTCCATCGCTGTAATTGGTCTGGGTTATGTTGGTTTGCCGCTTGCTTTGGAATTAGCCCGCAGATTCAGTGTGGTTGGATTTGACATCAAACCCGATCGAATCGAGAAACTGAAGCGCTCAATTGATCCCTCTCATGAAATCAAACCAGATGGATTCATTGGAGCTGATATTCATTTTACCGATGATCCATCTGATTTGCATGCTGCTTCCTTTTTTATTGTAGCAGTTCCGACTCCGGTAGATGAACACAAAGTGCCTGATTTAAAACCCATTTTATCTGCATCAGAAATTGTTGGAAAGTCATTAAAAAAAGGAGATTACGTGATCTTTGAATCGACGGTTTATCCCGGCTGTACCGAAGAAGATTGCTTACCGGTTTTGGAAAAGCATTCCAAATTGAGCCTTGGGCAGGATTTTAAGTTGGGTTATTCACCTGAAAGAATTAATCCCGGTGACAAATCAAAAACCATTAGGGATATTCTTAAAATCGTTTCCGGGAGCGATCCGGAAGCACTTGAAAATATTGCAAAGGTATATGGTGAAATTATCACTGCGGGCATCTATAGAGCAAGTTCCATCAAAGTAGCTGAGGCTGCAAAAGTGATCGAAAATACACAACGGGATCTCAATATTTCGTTTATGAATGAGCTATCCATGATTTTTGATAAAATGGGAATAGACACCCGGGAAGTGATAGAAGCCGCAGGTACCAAATGGAATTTCCTAAAGTATTATCCTGGTTTGGTCGGAGGGCATTGCATTGGCGTGGATCCTTATTATTTGGTCCACAAATCGATGGAATTGGGTTATGACCCGCAAGTAATTCTAAGCGGGAGAAGAATCAATGATGGAATGCCGGCATTTGTAGCCAAAAAACTGATTCAAATATTGATTGGCAAGAAGAAAAATCCTGGCAACTGTCGTGTTTTGGTGATGGGAATGACCTTTAAGGAAAATGTTGCAGACATTCGAAATTCTAAAGTGGCAGATTTAGTCAATGAGCTTAAAGCCTTTTCTGTTTTTGTGGATGTAGTAGATCCTTACGCAGACACTGAAGAAACATGGGAAGAATATAATATTCGGCTTTTGAAAGCACCTTCCAACAAATACGATGCGGTCATTGTCGCTGTGGCACATGATGATTACAAAAACAAAACAGCTGAATATTACACCCAATTTATGGGAGAGGATCCTGTTTTGATTGATCTTAAAGCGGTGGTATCACCCAAGCCACACAATATTCATTATTGGAGATTGTAA
- a CDS encoding IS481 family transposase, with amino-acid sequence MKLETKLIKTKLGLVHLAEKLGNVSQACKIMGYSRDSFYRIKEMYDTGGEMALIEVSRSKPLVKNRVAPEVEKAVVDMAIDNPAFGQVRVANELVKRGIFVSPCGVRCVWLRHDLETFQKRLKALEAKVAQDGIILTEAQVVALERKKEKLESQGEIETYHPGYLGAQDTYYIGNIKGVGRIYQQTYIDTYSKVVLAKIYDRKNALVAADLLNDKVLPFYEHEQIRLLRILTDRGTEYCGKREYHEYELYLSLEDIEHTKIKARHPQTNGICERFHRTIQNEFYAITFRKKLYKSIEELQADLEDWLHYYNSDRPHSGKYCFGKTPMQTHIESKNIAIDKMLETHFE; translated from the coding sequence ATGAAATTAGAAACAAAATTAATCAAAACTAAATTGGGATTAGTCCATTTAGCAGAAAAATTGGGAAATGTATCTCAAGCTTGTAAAATAATGGGGTATTCCAGGGATAGTTTTTACAGGATTAAAGAGATGTATGACACAGGAGGCGAAATGGCCTTAATCGAAGTCAGCAGGAGCAAACCACTGGTCAAGAATCGAGTGGCTCCCGAAGTAGAGAAAGCAGTTGTTGATATGGCTATTGACAATCCAGCTTTTGGACAAGTAAGGGTTGCAAATGAGCTTGTTAAGAGAGGAATATTTGTATCCCCTTGTGGAGTTCGTTGTGTTTGGTTGAGGCACGATCTGGAGACCTTCCAAAAGAGATTAAAGGCCCTGGAAGCCAAAGTGGCCCAGGATGGAATAATTCTTACAGAAGCCCAAGTTGTAGCCTTGGAGCGTAAGAAAGAAAAATTGGAATCTCAAGGTGAAATTGAAACATATCATCCGGGCTATCTGGGAGCTCAGGATACTTATTATATTGGCAATATCAAAGGCGTTGGTCGTATCTATCAACAAACCTACATTGACACTTACTCTAAGGTAGTTCTGGCAAAAATCTATGATCGTAAAAATGCTCTTGTAGCAGCCGATTTGCTAAACGATAAAGTCCTGCCATTTTATGAACATGAGCAAATCAGGCTACTCAGGATACTGACCGATCGTGGCACGGAATACTGTGGAAAAAGAGAATATCATGAGTACGAACTTTATCTGAGTTTGGAGGATATTGAACATACTAAGATCAAAGCACGACACCCACAGACTAATGGTATCTGTGAAAGATTCCACCGCACCATTCAAAATGAATTTTATGCCATTACCTTCCGTAAAAAGTTATACAAATCTATTGAAGAGCTACAGGCTGACTTGGAGGATTGGCTACATTACTATAATTCGGACAGACCTCATTCCGGAAAATATTGCTTTGGCAAAACTCCTATGCAAACTCACATCGAGTCAAAAAATATTGCAATTGATAAAATGTTAGAAACTCATTTTGAATAA
- a CDS encoding Gfo/Idh/MocA family oxidoreductase, whose translation MNKKFALVGAAGYIAPRHMKAILENNGDLVAAYDKNDSIGIIDSYFPEASFFTEFERFDRHLEKIKRNQNGIDFLSVCSPNYLHDAHIRFGLRLGADVICEKPLVLNPWNIDALQEISNETGHKVNTILQLRLHPKVIELRNQILSDASTKKYEVDLAYITSRGKWYHSSWKGDVSKSGGIATNIGVHFYDLLAWLFGSLQNQIVHLQAPDRVAGYLEYERAKVRYFLSIDYHTLPEVVKSAGKRTFRALLINGKEFEFSEGFGDLHTISYQHILEGQGFGLEESRPSIETVYAIRNSTPIGLTGEYHPLAATLK comes from the coding sequence ATGAATAAAAAATTTGCATTGGTTGGAGCTGCGGGATATATTGCACCCAGGCATATGAAAGCGATTCTTGAAAACAATGGCGATTTGGTAGCTGCTTATGATAAAAATGATTCCATTGGTATCATCGATAGCTATTTTCCGGAAGCCAGTTTTTTTACTGAGTTTGAAAGGTTTGATCGCCATCTGGAAAAAATCAAGAGAAATCAAAATGGAATTGATTTTTTAAGCGTTTGTTCTCCCAACTATTTACACGATGCTCATATCCGATTTGGTTTAAGACTTGGAGCTGACGTAATTTGTGAAAAACCCCTGGTATTAAATCCATGGAATATCGATGCCTTACAGGAAATATCCAATGAAACAGGACATAAAGTCAATACCATACTTCAATTAAGGCTTCATCCAAAAGTCATTGAACTGAGAAATCAAATTCTATCAGATGCCAGTACCAAAAAGTATGAGGTTGATCTTGCCTACATTACATCGCGCGGTAAATGGTATCACAGTTCATGGAAAGGTGATGTCAGTAAATCCGGAGGAATCGCTACGAATATTGGAGTTCACTTTTATGATCTTCTGGCCTGGTTGTTTGGTTCATTACAGAATCAAATAGTACATCTTCAAGCGCCGGATCGTGTAGCAGGTTATTTGGAATACGAGCGGGCGAAAGTGAGGTATTTTTTGAGTATTGATTACCACACATTGCCGGAAGTGGTTAAGTCGGCCGGGAAAAGAACCTTTAGAGCTTTATTAATCAATGGAAAAGAATTTGAATTTAGTGAAGGGTTTGGAGACTTGCATACCATATCTTATCAACACATTTTAGAAGGTCAAGGATTTGGTCTGGAAGAATCCAGACCGTCCATCGAAACCGTTTACGCCATCCGCAATTCTACTCCCATCGGACTGACAGGCGAGTATCATCCTTTGGCGGCAACTTTAAAATAA
- a CDS encoding UDP-glucose/GDP-mannose dehydrogenase family protein, translating to MKIAVIGTGYVGLVTGTCFAETGHHVICVDNNHEKIAQLRAGVVPIFEPGLDLLIDRNTKSHRLSFTTELTVAVKNAEIVFLALPTPPGEDGSADLSYVLSVAKQLTALIEHYTVIVNKSTVPVGTAEKVQKILEESLPADLFDVVSNPEFLREGVAVEDFLRPDRVVVGTSSERAAQRMKQLYEPFVRQGNPIYLMDLRSAELTKYAANAYLAMRISFMNEMANLCEETGANVDMVRLGIGSDNRIGKRFLFPGIGYGGSCFPKDVKALYQTAQQHDYHFRILEAVMQVNQLQKNFFSQKLYNRLGESLEGKRLAVWGLAFKPNTDDIRESPALEMIEAYLGKGAQISVYDPEAMDNVRAQFGNRLIYAEGMYDALDGADALLIMTEWSEFRSPDFDQLTSRMNHKLIGDGRNVYDPEEMKNLGFDYFSVGR from the coding sequence ATGAAAATTGCAGTGATTGGTACAGGATACGTGGGATTGGTCACAGGGACTTGTTTTGCCGAAACAGGCCATCATGTTATTTGCGTCGACAACAACCATGAAAAAATAGCACAACTTCGCGCAGGAGTGGTCCCTATCTTCGAACCCGGACTGGATCTATTGATCGACAGAAATACCAAGAGTCATCGGTTAAGTTTTACAACAGAGCTAACTGTGGCGGTTAAAAATGCAGAAATTGTATTCTTGGCATTGCCAACTCCACCCGGTGAGGATGGGTCGGCAGATTTGAGTTATGTTTTGTCTGTTGCTAAACAGCTGACCGCATTGATTGAACATTATACAGTCATTGTTAACAAAAGTACTGTACCTGTTGGCACAGCTGAGAAAGTACAAAAAATTTTAGAAGAATCACTGCCAGCAGATCTTTTTGATGTGGTATCCAATCCGGAATTTTTGCGGGAAGGTGTTGCAGTAGAAGACTTTCTTAGACCTGACAGGGTGGTAGTCGGCACCTCATCTGAAAGGGCAGCACAGCGCATGAAGCAATTGTATGAACCTTTTGTTCGGCAGGGAAACCCAATTTATTTAATGGATTTGCGAAGCGCGGAATTGACAAAATATGCTGCCAATGCTTATCTTGCGATGAGAATCAGTTTTATGAACGAGATGGCCAATTTGTGTGAGGAGACTGGAGCCAATGTGGATATGGTTCGCCTTGGAATTGGCTCAGACAATAGAATTGGAAAGCGATTTTTATTTCCTGGAATCGGATATGGAGGCTCTTGTTTTCCGAAAGATGTAAAGGCTCTTTACCAAACAGCCCAGCAACACGATTACCACTTCCGCATTCTTGAAGCAGTGATGCAAGTAAACCAACTTCAAAAGAATTTTTTTAGTCAAAAATTGTACAACCGATTGGGTGAATCGCTGGAAGGAAAAAGACTTGCAGTTTGGGGTCTTGCTTTCAAGCCGAATACAGACGATATTAGGGAGTCGCCTGCACTAGAAATGATTGAAGCTTATCTCGGCAAGGGCGCTCAGATTAGTGTGTATGATCCGGAAGCAATGGACAATGTGCGCGCTCAATTTGGAAATCGATTGATATACGCAGAAGGTATGTATGATGCATTGGATGGAGCTGATGCATTGTTGATCATGACAGAATGGAGTGAATTCAGATCACCTGATTTTGATCAATTGACTTCAAGGATGAATCATAAATTGATTGGAGATGGAAGAAATGTGTACGATCCAGAGGAGATGAAAAATTTAGGTTTTGATTATTTTAGTGTAGGGAGATAA
- a CDS encoding DegT/DnrJ/EryC1/StrS family aminotransferase — MNKLQMVDLSSQYHKIKTEIDQAVIQVMESTSFIGGEKVKSFKENLEKYLGVKHVIPCANGTDALQIAFMALGLEPGDEVIVPAFTYVATAEVIALLRLRPVMVDVNPDDFNIDVNHIEHAITAKTKAIVPVHLFGQSAHMESIMDLASKHHLYVVEDNAQAIGSDYFFSDGRKQKTGTIGHIGSTSFFPSKNLGCYGDGGAIFTQDEDLSKKIAMIANHGQSKQYYHDVVGVNSRLDAIQAAILDIKLNHLDEYAAARIKAADYYDQLFKDCANVVTPFRNAHSSHVFHQYTLRITNGRRDALKEYLSLKGIPCGIYYPLPLYEQKAFLPFMSQTNIQLPVTEKLCKEVISLPMHTELNHEIQDYIVGEVLQFLS, encoded by the coding sequence ATGAATAAACTACAAATGGTGGATTTGTCCAGCCAGTATCATAAAATAAAAACTGAAATAGATCAGGCAGTGATTCAGGTCATGGAAAGCACCAGCTTTATTGGAGGTGAAAAAGTCAAATCCTTTAAGGAAAATCTGGAAAAATACCTAGGTGTAAAGCATGTAATTCCCTGCGCCAATGGAACTGATGCTTTGCAAATCGCTTTCATGGCACTTGGCCTTGAACCTGGTGATGAGGTGATCGTTCCGGCGTTTACCTATGTAGCTACGGCTGAGGTGATCGCTTTGTTGAGACTAAGGCCGGTGATGGTAGATGTCAATCCGGATGATTTTAACATCGATGTAAATCATATTGAGCATGCAATTACTGCCAAAACAAAAGCGATTGTACCTGTTCATTTATTCGGCCAGTCCGCCCATATGGAATCCATCATGGATCTGGCAAGCAAGCATCATTTGTATGTTGTGGAAGACAATGCCCAGGCCATTGGTTCTGACTATTTTTTCTCCGATGGTCGAAAACAAAAGACAGGCACCATAGGACACATTGGTTCCACCTCCTTTTTTCCATCCAAAAATCTGGGATGTTACGGTGACGGAGGTGCTATATTCACCCAAGACGAAGATCTCTCAAAAAAAATTGCGATGATTGCCAACCACGGCCAATCAAAGCAATATTATCATGATGTGGTTGGGGTTAATTCCAGATTAGATGCCATTCAGGCAGCAATATTAGACATTAAATTAAATCATCTGGACGAATACGCCGCAGCGCGAATCAAGGCAGCAGATTATTACGATCAGCTTTTTAAAGATTGTGCGAACGTGGTAACTCCATTTCGGAATGCTCACAGTTCACATGTTTTTCATCAATACACATTGAGGATTACCAACGGCAGGAGAGATGCGCTCAAAGAATATCTAAGCTTAAAGGGAATTCCATGCGGAATATACTATCCTCTTCCCTTGTACGAGCAAAAGGCCTTTTTACCTTTTATGAGCCAGACCAATATACAATTGCCAGTGACAGAGAAACTTTGTAAAGAAGTGATTTCTCTTCCGATGCATACTGAACTAAATCACGAAATACAGGATTATATTGTAGGCGAAGTGCTCCAGTTTTTATCGTAG
- a CDS encoding N-acetyltransferase translates to MEESKTYFAHESAVIDQGCEIGEGTKIWHFSHMMSGCKIGKECNLGQNVVVSPGVILGNRVKVQNNVSIYTGVICEDDVFLGPSMVFTNVINPRSSVNRRGQYASTLVEFGASIGANATIVCGITIGRYAFIGAGAVVTKNVPAYALVVGNPARQSGWMSEYGQKLKFDANGLATCSESGQSYLLKNHRVTRIKP, encoded by the coding sequence ATGGAAGAATCTAAAACATACTTTGCTCATGAATCAGCAGTGATTGATCAAGGCTGTGAAATCGGGGAAGGCACCAAAATTTGGCATTTCAGTCATATGATGAGTGGATGTAAGATTGGAAAAGAATGCAATCTTGGGCAAAATGTAGTCGTTAGTCCTGGAGTGATTCTTGGCAATCGTGTCAAAGTTCAAAACAATGTGTCGATCTATACAGGAGTAATTTGCGAGGACGATGTATTTCTTGGACCCTCCATGGTATTTACAAATGTCATTAATCCTAGGAGCAGTGTCAATAGAAGAGGGCAGTACGCAAGTACCCTGGTGGAATTTGGAGCAAGCATTGGAGCCAACGCTACGATTGTTTGCGGGATTACCATTGGTCGGTATGCATTTATTGGAGCAGGGGCAGTAGTGACTAAAAATGTTCCGGCCTATGCATTGGTGGTTGGAAATCCAGCAAGACAATCAGGTTGGATGAGCGAATATGGTCAAAAATTGAAATTTGATGCCAATGGACTAGCAACTTGCTCTGAATCCGGTCAATCCTATCTTCTGAAGAATCATCGTGTAACTCGAATTAAACCATGA